Part of the Paenibacillus kyungheensis genome, ATACGTTGTTGATTGAATCTATCGACTAACGAATCGCTGATAACTAGATATGTATATAAAAAGTACTGATTACAGTTATTTGTAGTCAGTATTTTTTATATAGCAAAGATAAACTGATAAACTCCCATCAGTACAAATAACACCAAAATACATAATAGAACTATCCAAAACATCTTCCATTTTTGACGGTGAGATCGATTGTGCTGTTTCATTATTGGCATCTCCTTTAGTCATTTTAAATAGATCATTTGGCGTAAAATGCGAAGATATTAAATCACTAAGTATAAGGGCTTGACGGTATCACTCCATCCCAATAATAGCTTATTTTTGAACGGTTTTATCCTATTTAAGCTATCGTTTGTGTAAAAATGGGTATATGAATAGAAGTCCTATTTTTATAAATAGATGGAGGGGTATACGATGAAAATGTCAGGAAATACAATATTAATTACAGGTGGAGCTTCAGGAATTGGCTTGGCTTTTGCCAAACGATTTATGGCACTGGGCAATACTGTTATTATTTGCGGAAGACGTAAAGAGTGGTTGGAAGATGTGCAAAAACAATACCCGGCATTACATACGATCGTAACCGATATCGCTGAAGAAGCTCATCGTGTTGGACTGGCAGATCGTGTGCTAACCGAGTTCCCAAAATTAAATATGATTATGAACAATGCAGGCATACAGCGTAATTTTTCAATGCAAGATACGCAAATTAGTTGGTCAGCTCATCGTCAAGAATTAGCGATCAATTTGGATGCACCGATTCATTTGACGACATTATTTTTACCTCATCTTCGCCAGCAGACAAATG contains:
- a CDS encoding SDR family oxidoreductase produces the protein MKMSGNTILITGGASGIGLAFAKRFMALGNTVIICGRRKEWLEDVQKQYPALHTIVTDIAEEAHRVGLADRVLTEFPKLNMIMNNAGIQRNFSMQDTQISWSAHRQELAINLDAPIHLTTLFLPHLRQQTNAAIINVTSGLSFSPKASAPIYCATKAALHSFTLSLRQQLLGSPIDVVEIIPPGVNTDLGGVGLHDWGVPVDEFADSIMERIEAGEVEVGYGSSEKSRLASRAELDEIFQNMNGQKASPQIL